From one Pontibacillus sp. HMF3514 genomic stretch:
- a CDS encoding Glu/Leu/Phe/Val dehydrogenase: protein MSNQNPTDWLKRQINEVVEELELSPSVYQILKNPKHCITVSIPLERDDGSVETFTGYRSVHSDLLGPGKGGIRFHKDVNEQEVIALSMWMTLKTSILKLPFGGAKGGVIVDPQELSRKELQQLSRQYIQDIEPVIGPQKDIPAPDVNTDGRVMGWMMDEFFKLRGRNIPGFITGKPPVVGGSEGRVEATGRGVVVNILEAMKKLDMDPQQSTVAIQGFGNVGSVTAVTLHEKGVKVVAASDIDALVTDPNGLNVPEMVKYVEENGSLKGYADDKNPDDLFDVECDVFIPSALENQITEKTAPKIKAKIVAEAANGPTTEKGDEILSDNGVFVIPDILCNAGGVMVSAFEWMQNDSHDHWAEKVVNERLEKDMSTAFQEVYDMRNHIDKSMRHAAFYLAVKRLGDAMIARGWIDDER from the coding sequence GTGAGTAACCAGAATCCGACAGATTGGCTAAAACGACAAATCAACGAAGTGGTGGAAGAACTTGAGTTATCACCATCTGTCTACCAGATACTAAAGAACCCAAAGCACTGTATTACGGTCTCTATCCCTCTTGAAAGAGACGATGGTAGTGTGGAGACTTTCACAGGCTATCGTTCGGTTCATAGTGATCTTCTTGGACCGGGGAAAGGCGGTATTCGTTTCCATAAAGATGTTAACGAACAAGAGGTTATTGCTTTATCCATGTGGATGACGTTAAAAACCTCTATTTTAAAGCTTCCATTCGGAGGAGCAAAAGGAGGGGTAATTGTTGACCCTCAAGAACTCTCAAGAAAGGAGCTACAGCAGTTAAGCCGCCAATATATACAAGATATTGAACCTGTTATAGGACCTCAAAAAGATATTCCAGCACCTGACGTCAATACAGATGGACGCGTTATGGGCTGGATGATGGATGAATTCTTCAAGCTACGTGGTCGTAATATTCCTGGCTTTATAACAGGGAAACCTCCAGTAGTGGGTGGCTCTGAGGGGCGCGTTGAAGCAACAGGACGTGGTGTTGTTGTAAATATTTTAGAAGCCATGAAAAAGCTCGATATGGATCCACAACAATCAACTGTGGCAATTCAAGGGTTTGGAAATGTTGGGTCGGTAACAGCTGTAACCCTTCATGAAAAAGGAGTGAAGGTAGTAGCTGCATCAGATATAGATGCTCTTGTAACGGATCCTAATGGCTTAAACGTTCCTGAAATGGTTAAATACGTTGAAGAGAACGGCTCTCTAAAAGGGTACGCTGATGATAAGAATCCTGATGATCTATTTGATGTAGAGTGTGATGTATTTATTCCATCTGCGCTTGAAAACCAGATCACAGAAAAGACAGCTCCGAAAATCAAAGCAAAAATCGTGGCTGAAGCTGCAAATGGTCCAACGACTGAAAAGGGAGATGAAATTTTAAGCGATAATGGAGTCTTCGTCATTCCAGACATTCTGTGTAATGCAGGTGGGGTTATGGTATCTGCCTTTGAATGGATGCAAAATGATTCGCACGACCATTGGGCTGAAAAAGTGGTAAACGAACGTCTAGAAAAAGATATGTCTACTGCTTTCCAAGAGGTGTACGACATGAGAAATCATATCGATAAAAGCATGCGCCATGCAGCCTTTTATCTAGCGGTAAAACGTTTAGGTGATGCCATGATCGCACGTGGCTGGATCGATGATGAAAGATAA
- a CDS encoding aminopeptidase — MKPSQQTLEKYAELAVQTGVNLQEGQALVINAEVQNADFVRIVAKKAYEAGAKNVHVNWKDEDLTYLKMKNASMDVLENVPQWLVDQRMDFVNDGASIMTIYGPNPDLLKDIDSERIAAANKAMGQALREYQQAVMNDKVTWTIVSVPTANWAKKIFPEASEEEAIEKLWDQIFHITRIDQEDPIQAWEEHNATLRKARAYLNEKQYKKLVYKAPGTDLSIQLVDNHIWHGGDTKSQDGVKFNPNMPTEEVFTMPHKDGVNGTVTSTKPLNYAGNLIDNFTLTFENGKVVDFKAESGEDTLKHLLDTDEGARHLGEVALVPHESPISQSELIFYNTLYDENASCHLALGAAYPTNVKGGSSMDKDEKAKHGVNDSMVHEDFMMGSADMDIDGVLEDGTTEPIFRNGNWAIDFD; from the coding sequence ATGAAACCATCACAGCAAACATTAGAGAAATATGCTGAATTGGCGGTTCAAACTGGGGTCAATTTGCAGGAAGGACAAGCGTTAGTCATTAACGCAGAAGTTCAAAACGCAGATTTTGTACGTATCGTTGCGAAAAAAGCATACGAAGCGGGTGCAAAAAATGTACACGTAAACTGGAAAGATGAAGATCTTACATACTTAAAAATGAAGAACGCATCCATGGATGTTTTAGAAAACGTACCACAATGGCTTGTAGATCAACGCATGGACTTCGTAAATGATGGCGCTTCCATTATGACGATTTATGGTCCTAACCCGGATCTACTAAAAGATATTGATTCTGAACGTATTGCTGCAGCAAACAAAGCGATGGGACAAGCGCTACGTGAGTATCAGCAAGCAGTCATGAACGATAAAGTAACATGGACAATTGTATCGGTCCCTACAGCAAATTGGGCAAAGAAAATTTTCCCTGAAGCTTCAGAAGAAGAAGCAATTGAAAAGCTTTGGGATCAAATCTTCCATATCACACGTATTGACCAAGAAGATCCAATTCAAGCTTGGGAAGAGCATAACGCAACACTACGCAAAGCCCGTGCTTACCTGAATGAAAAGCAATATAAAAAGCTTGTTTATAAAGCACCTGGTACAGACCTTTCTATCCAGTTAGTTGATAATCACATCTGGCATGGTGGAGATACAAAGTCCCAGGATGGTGTGAAATTTAATCCGAACATGCCAACAGAAGAGGTATTCACTATGCCTCATAAAGACGGTGTTAATGGCACGGTAACAAGTACGAAGCCATTAAACTATGCAGGTAACCTAATCGATAACTTCACCTTAACATTTGAAAATGGAAAAGTTGTGGACTTTAAAGCAGAAAGCGGAGAAGATACACTTAAGCATCTGCTCGATACAGATGAGGGTGCACGCCACCTTGGTGAGGTTGCTCTTGTACCACACGAATCTCCAATTTCTCAATCTGAGCTTATCTTTTATAACACGCTATACGATGAGAACGCTTCATGTCACTTAGCGCTTGGAGCGGCATACCCGACAAATGTTAAGGGCGGCTCTAGCATGGATAAGGACGAAAAAGCAAAACACGGCGTAAATGACAGTATGGTTCATGAGGACTTCATGATGGGATCTGCTGACATGGATATCGACGGCGTACTGGAAGACGGTACAACAGAGCCAATCTTCCGTAACGGGAATTGGGCAATTGACTTTGATTAA
- a CDS encoding deoxyribodipyrimidine photo-lyase, translating to MGENKKIGVWFRKDLRLSDHKALYYALKEAEETGAKMMAFFHIHPSLNDSFTIRHDYFFNTLENFADQAEEDGIPVHFIYGDQEEAFESLIDKASDLYAIYFNKDEVGFGKTRDEQVRSFLEEKDILVHSFVDAHIHGAEEVCKKGGGSYQVFTPYLRRWNSLDKPGIFSIDKSHLKKHGLDIREQFQEGYDQFSTLLNNCTMKWKHIGEKSAKQRLAYFLYNKVQAYEEKRDFPALNGTSLISPYLKCGVLSPRTVYHKAMDAKNEIGESEGLETYISEIAWRDFYNMIYALYPNSKDEEISDKYKKLSWNQDEELFQKWRNGETGFPIVDAAMKQLNTIGWMHNRLRMVVASFLTKDLLMDWRKGERYFEERLIDYDPSSNIGGWQWAASTGTDAVPYFRVFNPTRQSKRFDPEGTFIKTYLPALLDVPKRYIHDPSKMSEDEQRKYGCVIGEDYPEPVVDHQTMRKKAIAMFEGE from the coding sequence ATGGGGGAAAACAAGAAAATAGGTGTTTGGTTTCGGAAGGATTTACGTTTAAGTGATCATAAAGCACTTTACTATGCATTGAAGGAAGCAGAAGAAACAGGGGCTAAAATGATGGCTTTCTTTCACATTCATCCTTCACTAAATGATTCATTTACAATTCGACATGATTATTTCTTCAACACGTTAGAGAACTTTGCAGACCAAGCTGAAGAAGATGGGATACCTGTTCATTTTATATATGGTGATCAAGAGGAAGCTTTTGAAAGCCTAATAGATAAAGCGTCCGACTTATATGCTATTTATTTCAACAAAGATGAGGTGGGGTTTGGCAAAACACGCGATGAACAGGTTCGTTCTTTTTTAGAGGAAAAGGATATACTTGTTCATAGTTTCGTAGATGCTCATATTCATGGAGCGGAAGAGGTTTGTAAAAAAGGTGGTGGATCCTATCAAGTATTTACGCCTTATTTACGCAGATGGAATTCACTTGATAAGCCAGGGATTTTTTCAATAGATAAAAGCCATCTTAAGAAACATGGGTTGGATATTAGAGAGCAATTCCAAGAGGGATATGATCAATTTTCAACCTTACTAAACAATTGCACGATGAAATGGAAGCATATTGGTGAAAAGTCAGCAAAGCAGCGATTAGCTTACTTTTTGTACAATAAAGTACAGGCTTATGAAGAGAAACGAGACTTTCCAGCATTAAATGGAACGAGTCTTATTTCTCCTTATTTGAAATGTGGCGTGTTATCACCACGCACGGTCTATCATAAAGCGATGGATGCAAAGAATGAAATTGGAGAATCAGAAGGGCTAGAAACTTATATTTCAGAGATTGCATGGCGTGATTTTTACAACATGATCTATGCTCTTTATCCAAATAGCAAGGATGAAGAAATCAGTGATAAATACAAGAAGCTATCCTGGAATCAGGATGAGGAGCTATTCCAAAAATGGAGAAATGGTGAAACAGGTTTTCCAATAGTGGATGCAGCAATGAAACAGTTAAACACCATTGGTTGGATGCATAATCGTTTGCGTATGGTTGTGGCTTCATTTCTTACAAAAGATTTACTTATGGATTGGCGTAAAGGTGAGCGTTATTTTGAAGAGCGCTTGATTGACTATGATCCTTCTTCTAATATCGGTGGGTGGCAATGGGCTGCTTCAACGGGGACAGATGCTGTGCCGTACTTCCGTGTATTTAATCCTACCAGACAGTCTAAGCGGTTTGATCCTGAGGGAACTTTTATCAAAACGTATTTACCTGCTTTACTAGATGTACCGAAAAGATATATTCATGACCCTTCTAAAATGAGTGAAGATGAACAAAGGAAGTACGGTTGCGTTATAGGGGAAGATTACCCAGAACCGGTTGTTGATCACCAAACCATGAGGAAAAAGGCTATTGCGATGTTTGAGGGGGAATGA
- a CDS encoding L-cystine transporter: METFWILFNIIVMLALIGVLVHFHRQKVSFSKRVFLGLGLGVLLGAILQWSYGAESEVLATTTDWYSIVGSGYIRLLYMIVIPLIMVSIIQSIINLKASSELGKMSVWIIGILVGTSMIAALVGVGTSVVFDLNANQIEVGQAEEARGQSLEQRLEGLEGMSTPDKILQFIPRNPFQDMTGDRATSTIAVVIFSVFIGVAVLGVRRKNPEQAEIFTKGINAVYAVVMRIVTLVLRLTPFGILALMANTVAHTDFAGILELGKFVLASYVALAVMFVIHLIMISLFGLSPFTFVKKVLPVLGFAFTSRSSAGTIPLNVQAQKNSLGVQEGIANMSASFGATIGQNGCAGIYPAMLAVMIAPTVGVDPLSLDFIISLVLIIGISSFGVAGVGGGATFAALIVLSAMNLPVYLAGLLITVEPLIDMGRTALNVNGAMTSGTITSKITGTLNHETFNNPSAIESETTNM, encoded by the coding sequence ATGGAGACGTTTTGGATTCTTTTTAACATCATCGTCATGCTTGCATTAATAGGTGTTTTAGTGCATTTTCATCGTCAAAAGGTCTCGTTTAGTAAGCGTGTATTTTTGGGGTTAGGTCTAGGTGTTTTGTTAGGTGCTATCTTGCAATGGAGTTATGGGGCAGAGTCAGAAGTCTTAGCCACCACAACAGATTGGTACAGTATTGTTGGTAGTGGCTATATTCGCTTACTGTACATGATTGTCATTCCGCTCATTATGGTTTCGATTATCCAATCAATCATTAATTTAAAAGCTTCATCTGAGCTTGGGAAAATGTCAGTCTGGATTATCGGGATATTAGTAGGGACATCTATGATTGCTGCTCTTGTTGGGGTAGGTACTTCAGTTGTGTTTGATTTAAATGCCAATCAAATTGAGGTTGGGCAAGCTGAGGAAGCGAGAGGTCAATCACTTGAACAGCGTCTAGAAGGTCTTGAAGGTATGTCGACGCCAGATAAAATTTTGCAATTTATTCCGAGGAACCCGTTTCAGGATATGACAGGAGATCGTGCGACGTCTACGATTGCGGTTGTTATTTTTTCTGTATTCATTGGTGTCGCTGTGTTAGGAGTTCGAAGGAAGAATCCAGAGCAAGCTGAGATTTTCACAAAAGGTATTAATGCCGTTTACGCTGTTGTCATGAGAATAGTGACGCTTGTTTTACGTTTAACTCCGTTCGGAATATTGGCCCTCATGGCAAATACCGTAGCCCATACAGATTTTGCAGGCATACTTGAACTCGGGAAATTTGTTCTCGCTTCGTATGTTGCTTTGGCTGTTATGTTTGTGATTCACCTTATTATGATCTCGTTATTTGGCTTAAGTCCATTTACCTTTGTGAAAAAGGTGCTTCCGGTACTAGGTTTCGCCTTCACATCCCGTTCAAGTGCTGGAACCATTCCGCTTAACGTGCAAGCGCAAAAAAATAGTCTTGGCGTTCAAGAAGGGATTGCAAATATGTCCGCATCGTTTGGAGCCACAATCGGGCAAAATGGCTGTGCGGGGATATACCCAGCCATGCTAGCGGTGATGATTGCTCCTACGGTTGGAGTGGATCCGCTTAGTTTAGACTTCATCATATCTCTTGTTTTAATTATTGGTATTAGCTCATTTGGCGTAGCGGGTGTAGGAGGGGGAGCTACATTTGCCGCTTTGATTGTGTTATCAGCTATGAATCTACCAGTTTATTTAGCTGGCCTTTTAATTACGGTAGAGCCTCTTATTGATATGGGGCGTACAGCATTGAATGTTAATGGTGCTATGACTTCTGGTACTATTACATCTAAAATCACAGGTACACTGAATCATGAAACCTTTAATAATCCATCAGCTATTGAATCGGAAACAACCAATATGTAA
- a CDS encoding YnfA family protein, producing the protein MLYAIFLFILAGLAEIGGGYLIWLWLREGMSFWYGAIGGIVLVAYGVIPTLQTFPTFGRVYAAYGGVFIILAVLWGWGIDKKTPDIYDWVGAFICLIGVSIILWAPRNG; encoded by the coding sequence TTGCTATATGCTATTTTCTTGTTTATATTGGCTGGACTAGCAGAAATCGGTGGAGGCTATTTAATATGGCTATGGCTTCGTGAAGGTATGTCGTTTTGGTATGGTGCGATCGGCGGTATTGTTCTGGTAGCTTATGGAGTGATCCCAACCTTGCAAACTTTCCCGACATTCGGACGAGTATATGCAGCTTACGGAGGGGTATTTATTATCCTTGCTGTGTTATGGGGGTGGGGGATCGATAAGAAAACCCCCGATATTTATGATTGGGTCGGAGCGTTCATATGCTTGATTGGGGTTTCCATTATCCTATGGGCGCCAAGGAACGGGTAG
- a CDS encoding LysR family transcriptional regulator: MNTTLRVFVEVVERGNFSRAAEALYMTQPAVSQYIKNLERDMGVQVLDRSNKVIRLTKEGRIVYEHAKEMIGHFETMHHLLHDLEHEPKGELSIGASYTFGEYVLPRVIAQLLKEYPGIQPSITIGNTQEIAEEVADMKLDIGIVEGDVDDAQLQVESLAADRMCIIASHDHPLAQEEHVKASQLEEETWIIREKGSGTREATEKLFEQMRIDPTHRMEFGSTQIIKESVEAGLGVTLLSLWAIRKELSMHTLATMEVEKGTLDRDFSILLKDKPMHTRSTLVLKEVLKRFVNNRHSSK; encoded by the coding sequence CTGAACACAACATTACGTGTTTTTGTCGAAGTCGTAGAACGAGGAAACTTTTCTAGAGCTGCTGAGGCTCTTTATATGACGCAACCAGCTGTAAGCCAATATATCAAAAATTTAGAGCGAGACATGGGCGTTCAGGTTTTGGACCGGAGTAACAAAGTCATAAGGTTAACAAAAGAAGGACGTATCGTGTATGAGCATGCAAAAGAGATGATCGGTCATTTTGAAACGATGCATCATTTACTACATGACTTAGAGCATGAACCTAAGGGAGAACTATCGATTGGTGCAAGCTATACATTCGGAGAATACGTTCTGCCAAGGGTGATTGCTCAACTATTGAAAGAGTATCCAGGGATTCAACCAAGTATCACCATTGGAAATACGCAAGAGATTGCTGAGGAAGTGGCAGATATGAAACTCGATATTGGAATTGTTGAGGGAGATGTAGATGATGCTCAACTTCAAGTAGAATCACTTGCGGCTGACAGAATGTGTATCATTGCTTCACATGACCATCCACTAGCTCAAGAGGAGCATGTGAAAGCCAGTCAACTTGAAGAAGAAACGTGGATTATAAGGGAGAAGGGGTCTGGTACAAGGGAAGCTACAGAAAAGCTTTTTGAACAGATGAGGATAGATCCGACTCATCGAATGGAGTTTGGAAGCACCCAAATTATTAAGGAGTCTGTAGAAGCTGGTCTGGGTGTAACGCTCCTATCATTATGGGCCATTCGGAAGGAGCTCTCTATGCACACATTAGCTACAATGGAAGTGGAAAAGGGTACACTAGACCGGGATTTTTCTATCCTATTAAAAGATAAACCCATGCATACAAGGTCTACTCTTGTTTTAAAAGAGGTGTTGAAAAGGTTTGTGAATAATCGTCATTCGTCCAAATGA
- a CDS encoding YeiH family protein, with the protein MNLNQTTNWISGVLFTAVFAALGLLLIQLPIFQHIGALATSILLAILYRQLFGYPNQLRTGIQFSTKKLLRVAIILFGLKLNLDVVFNEGLGLLIRGACTIIFALIVTMLLAKWFKGNKTISMLLAVGTGVCGAAAIAAVSPIIKSEEEDTALSVGIIALVGTIFGISYTLIGPLLPISAEAYGIWSGLSLHEIAHVALAAAPAGEDALAMALLAKLGRVLLLIPLCFILVYWMQRKNKDQNAETNVSFPWFLLGFIIMSFLGSYVFGHSITLPENSLTIVSQITTFLLAMAMSGLGLNVDLKSIGTKTLRPLLAMFITSVLLSIVTYFML; encoded by the coding sequence ATGAATCTAAATCAAACAACGAATTGGATCTCTGGTGTCTTATTTACAGCGGTTTTTGCAGCTTTAGGACTCCTGCTCATTCAACTTCCTATCTTTCAACATATCGGGGCATTAGCTACCTCTATTTTACTCGCCATCCTATACAGACAATTGTTTGGGTATCCTAACCAACTACGTACTGGTATTCAATTTTCTACGAAAAAGCTTTTGCGTGTTGCGATTATTTTATTTGGGCTGAAATTAAATTTAGATGTTGTCTTCAATGAAGGGCTTGGACTGCTTATAAGAGGAGCTTGCACAATCATATTCGCACTGATTGTCACCATGCTTTTAGCTAAATGGTTCAAGGGGAACAAAACCATTTCCATGTTACTTGCTGTTGGAACGGGGGTATGCGGTGCTGCTGCCATTGCAGCTGTTTCTCCAATTATAAAATCTGAGGAAGAGGACACTGCATTAAGTGTTGGGATCATTGCCCTTGTCGGCACGATATTCGGCATTTCTTACACGTTAATTGGTCCACTGTTACCTATATCAGCTGAAGCCTATGGAATTTGGTCTGGACTTAGCCTTCATGAAATTGCGCACGTTGCTTTAGCTGCTGCTCCAGCCGGAGAAGATGCATTAGCTATGGCTCTGTTAGCGAAGTTAGGTCGTGTTTTATTACTGATCCCACTCTGTTTCATACTGGTATATTGGATGCAACGTAAAAACAAAGACCAAAATGCTGAAACAAACGTGTCTTTCCCTTGGTTTTTACTAGGCTTTATCATCATGAGTTTCTTAGGTAGTTATGTTTTTGGTCATTCGATCACTTTACCTGAGAACTCTTTAACTATTGTGTCACAAATCACAACATTTTTATTAGCCATGGCGATGAGTGGACTCGGGTTAAATGTCGATCTAAAGAGCATTGGCACAAAAACACTTCGCCCCTTACTCGCAATGTTCATTACGTCTGTGCTGTTATCCATCGTAACGTATTTCATGTTATAA
- a CDS encoding YjcZ family sporulation protein: MSGGYGGGFALLVVLFILLIIIGAGLGGRGYY; the protein is encoded by the coding sequence ATGTCTGGAGGTTACGGTGGCGGTTTCGCTTTACTTGTTGTGCTATTCATCTTGCTTATCATTATTGGAGCAGGACTTGGCGGAAGAGGCTATTACTAA
- a CDS encoding sugar isomerase domain-containing protein, with translation MSYLSTVSKMLQELETSTQNDVEEVSDQMVKVISDGGIIHLFGCGHSNLIAQDAFYRAGGLAPVRAINLEPFMLHKGAEQASENERKSNMLEDSFQHEDIRETDALIVISTSGRNPVPIDAALYGKEKGAFIVGLLSKEYKNNQASKHPSGYRLEDVVDHTLETNVPVGDAVMSHDNIDESFSPVSSVIATALLQEVFSKTIIKLKEKGIDPPILKSGNVDSSDSTNKTLLNQYRHRILY, from the coding sequence ATGAGCTATTTATCAACCGTTTCAAAAATGCTTCAAGAGCTAGAGACCTCTACCCAAAATGATGTAGAAGAAGTAAGTGATCAAATGGTTAAGGTGATTAGCGATGGAGGAATCATTCATTTGTTTGGATGTGGACATTCTAATTTAATTGCTCAGGATGCCTTTTATCGAGCAGGAGGGTTAGCTCCTGTGCGTGCTATTAATCTAGAACCTTTTATGTTACACAAGGGTGCTGAGCAAGCTAGTGAAAATGAACGAAAGTCGAACATGTTAGAGGATTCCTTTCAGCATGAGGATATAAGAGAGACAGATGCACTCATTGTTATTTCAACATCTGGGCGTAACCCAGTACCCATTGACGCTGCTTTATATGGGAAGGAAAAAGGGGCCTTCATTGTTGGGCTACTCTCTAAAGAATACAAAAATAATCAAGCATCCAAACACCCCTCTGGTTATCGGTTAGAGGACGTTGTGGATCATACTCTAGAGACAAATGTTCCAGTGGGAGATGCAGTTATGAGTCATGATAATATAGATGAATCATTCTCTCCTGTATCTTCTGTTATCGCAACAGCCCTTTTACAAGAGGTATTTTCTAAAACCATCATAAAATTAAAGGAAAAGGGGATAGATCCACCTATTTTAAAAAGTGGAAATGTGGATAGTTCAGATTCAACAAATAAAACGCTGCTTAATCAGTATCGACATCGGATTTTATATTAA
- a CDS encoding GntR family transcriptional regulator has product MINKQSPLPIYYQIIEDLKNRIEQQEFNPGDMIPSERELSEVYNVSRMTVRQAITNMVNDGHLYRERGKGTFVSERKIEQPLQGMTGFTEDMKQRGMTASSKLLVFKTIPIPQDIAKKLLLDMDQQVYEIKRIRYADHKPMAVETTYIHTALIPNLSEDLVQGSLYDYIENTLKLEIEKASQMIEATISDQHLSNLLDIPPASAILHMERHSFLKDGRAFEVVKSAYRADRYKFISDIYRT; this is encoded by the coding sequence ATGATTAATAAGCAGTCTCCTCTACCAATTTATTATCAAATTATAGAGGATCTGAAAAATAGGATTGAACAACAGGAGTTTAATCCTGGGGATATGATTCCATCAGAGAGAGAATTATCGGAAGTTTATAACGTTAGCCGAATGACCGTTCGACAAGCGATCACGAATATGGTGAATGATGGGCACCTATATAGAGAAAGAGGAAAGGGTACCTTTGTTTCTGAACGTAAAATTGAACAACCCCTTCAAGGGATGACAGGCTTTACGGAAGATATGAAACAAAGAGGGATGACTGCTAGTAGTAAGCTACTCGTATTTAAAACGATACCCATACCACAAGATATAGCGAAAAAGCTTCTATTAGACATGGACCAACAAGTATATGAGATTAAACGAATACGTTATGCAGATCATAAACCAATGGCTGTTGAAACAACATATATTCATACAGCATTAATCCCTAACTTATCAGAAGATCTTGTTCAGGGCTCTTTATACGATTACATCGAGAACACATTAAAGTTAGAAATTGAAAAAGCTTCCCAGATGATTGAAGCCACCATTTCAGATCAGCATTTATCAAACTTATTAGATATTCCGCCTGCATCAGCTATTTTGCACATGGAACGTCATAGCTTTTTAAAAGACGGTAGAGCATTTGAAGTTGTGAAATCAGCATATAGGGCCGATCGTTATAAATTTATTAGCGATATTTATCGGACGTGA
- the nagB gene encoding glucosamine-6-phosphate deaminase, whose amino-acid sequence MNVKVLENYEELSQLAASLIEQQVQTHPQTVLGLATGGTPLGAYKYVIRGYHQGYMDYSNVSSINLDEYVGLDKNHSQSYHQFMKEHLFDHINIQDDYTYIPDGKTSSLYQECKRYEGIIDEIGPPDLQLLGIGENGHIGFNEPGTPFTSLTHIVNLEVSTRQANARFFNSFDEVPKQAITMGIGSILKSKQIVLLASGERKAEAIKRLLEGPVDEQFPASALHHHKNVTLLVDKASYQLLEGK is encoded by the coding sequence ATGAATGTTAAGGTATTAGAAAACTATGAGGAACTCAGTCAATTAGCAGCTTCCCTCATAGAACAACAAGTTCAAACGCACCCTCAGACTGTATTAGGTTTAGCGACAGGGGGGACACCTCTAGGAGCATACAAATATGTAATCAGAGGATATCATCAAGGATATATGGATTATTCGAATGTTTCTTCAATCAATTTGGATGAGTATGTAGGTTTAGACAAAAACCATTCCCAAAGTTATCATCAATTTATGAAAGAGCACCTATTTGATCATATCAATATCCAAGATGACTATACGTATATACCTGACGGAAAAACAAGCAGTCTTTATCAAGAATGCAAGAGGTATGAAGGGATTATAGATGAGATTGGACCTCCAGATCTTCAATTACTAGGGATTGGAGAAAATGGTCATATAGGATTTAACGAACCAGGTACTCCTTTTACAAGTTTGACGCATATTGTGAATCTGGAGGTATCAACACGACAAGCCAATGCTAGGTTTTTTAACTCATTTGATGAAGTACCAAAGCAAGCGATCACGATGGGGATTGGTTCCATTCTTAAAAGTAAACAAATTGTTCTATTAGCCTCAGGTGAGCGGAAGGCTGAAGCGATCAAACGACTTCTCGAAGGGCCTGTAGATGAACAATTCCCAGCTTCTGCTTTACACCATCATAAGAATGTCACCCTTCTTGTGGATAAAGCTTCCTATCAACTTCTTGAAGGAAAATAA